One genomic window of Centropristis striata isolate RG_2023a ecotype Rhode Island chromosome 20, C.striata_1.0, whole genome shotgun sequence includes the following:
- the prkn gene encoding E3 ubiquitin-protein ligase parkin: MIVFVRYNLGPGVAVELQEEARVAQLKEVVGSQQGVRPELLRVLFAGRELKSSSTLQGCDLPEQSTIHVVLPAPGSSSSRLLLLQERLAWGEEEEQDSLTRLDLSSSRLPSTSSGLAVILEGRDGGRGAAGGGGDGAEGGAAGGEGGGTGGGAGGGDGGRGEASAGRGAGGEGDGGQEEAQVASLKGVRTCSTFFVYCKRCGSVQPGKLRVRCRSCRQTTLTLSRGPSCWDDVLLRGRIHGVCQSDGCHGNEAEFFMKCASHPTSDDDLSVALDLIMTNTRDVPCIACTDTLDVVLVFQCSERHVICLDCFRGYCRSRLDERRFVSHAVIGYSLPCPAGCADSLITELHHFRLLGDTQYGRYLQYGAEECLLKIGGLMCPSPGCGAGLLPGEGGRRVSCDPQLGCGLVFCRDCREDYHQGACLPQQAPPTEEAPPTEEASQGFVVEEEASLRGRWDRASLLLLQETTKRCPQCSVPVERNGGCMHMQCPLCGSDWCWLCGVPWNTSCMGNHWFG, from the exons ATGATCG TGTTTGTCAGGTATAACCTGGGGCCAGGTGTGGctgtggagctgcaggaggaggcgcGTGTGGCCCAGCTGAAGGAGGTGGTGGGGAGTCAGCAGGGAGTCCGTCCGGAGCTCCTCAGGGTGCTGTTCGCTGGGAGGGAGCTGAAGAGCAGCTCAACACTACAg ggcTGTGACCTCCCAGAGCAGAGTACCATCCATGTTGTCCTCCCTGCAccaggctcctcctcctcccggcttctcctcctgcaggagcgcTTGGCTtggggtgaggaggaggagcaggacagTCTGACGAGGCTGGACCTCAGCTCCTCACGgctcccctccacctcctccggCCTGGCGGTAATCCTGgaggggagggatggaggacgaggagcagcaggaggaggaggtgatggagcagaaggaggagcagcaggaggagaaggaggtggaacaggaggaggagcaggaggtggtGATGGGGGAAGAGGGGAAGCATCGGCAGGACgaggtgcaggaggagaagGTGATGGAGGACAAGAGGAGGCGCAGGTGGCAAGTCTGAAAG gtgtgcgTACTTGCAGTACCTTCTTCGTGTACTGTAAGCGCTGCGGCTCAGTGCAGCCGGGGAAACTGCGAGTTCGCTGCAGGAGCTGCAGACAGACGACGCTGACGCTGAGCAGG ggtCCGTCCTGTTGGGATGACGTCCTCCTCCGAGGTCGTATCCATGGGGTCTGTCAATCAGACGGCTGTCACGGCAACGAAGCG gagttcTTCATGAAGTGTGCGTCCCATCCGACCTCAGATGACGACCTCTCTGTGGCCCTCGACCTCATCATGACCAACACCAGAGACGTCCCCTGCATCGCCTGCACCGACaccct GGACGTGGTTCTGGTCTTTCAGTGTTCAGAGCGTCATGTGATCTGTCTGGACTGTTTCCGTGGTTACTGTCGGAGCCGTCTGGACGAGCGGCGCTTCGTGTCccacgctgtgattggctacTCGCTGCCCTGCCCAG cCGGCTGCGCAGACTCTCTGATCACAGAGCTGCACCACTTCAGACTCCTGGGGGACACACAG tatGGGCGGTACCTGCAGTACGGGGCGGAGGAGTGCCTGCTGAAGATTGGAGGACTCATGTGTCCGTCACCTGGCTGTGGGGCGGGGCTTCTCCCAGGTGAGGGCGGGCGGCGGGTGTCATGTGACCCTCAGCTGGGCTGTGGATTGGTCTTCTGCAGAGACTGCAGGGAGGACTACCACCAGGGGGCGTGTCTCCCCCAGCAGGCCCCGCCCACAGAGGAGGCTCCGCCCACTGAGGAGGCCTCACAG ggttttgtggtggaggaggaggcgtCTCTCAGAGGGAGGTGGGATCGagcctccctgctcctcctgcaggagacgACTAAACGCTGCCCTCAGTGTTCAGTTCCTGTGGAGAGAaacg GAGGCTGCATGCACATGCAGTGTCCCCTCTGTGGATCTGATTGGTGCTGGCTCTGCGGCGTCCCCTGGAACACTTCCTGTATGGGCAACCACTGGTTTGGATGA
- the LOC131993214 gene encoding glutamic acid-rich protein-like: MRTQQPGARRKETEDDHKETEDDHKETEDDHKDTEDDHKETDDDHKETEDDHKDTEDDRKETEDDRKETEDDRKDTEDDLNETEDDHKDTEDDRKDTEDDLKETEDDLKDTEDGLKETEDDLKETEDDLKDTEDDLKETEDGLKETEDDLKETEDDLKETEDDLKDTEDDLKETEDGLKETEDDRKETEDDLKETEDNLKDTEDGLKETEDDLKETEDDLKETEDDHKDTEDGLKETEDDLKETEDDHKDTEDGLKETEDDLKETEDGLKETEDDLKETEDNLKDTEDDLKETEDDLKETEDDHKETDDEHEETEDSFPSESESCRRVCIC; the protein is encoded by the exons ATGAGAACACAGCAGCCTGGAGCT CGACGCAAAGAGACTGAagacgaccacaaagagactgaagacgaccacaaagagactgaagacGACCACAAAGATACTGAagacgaccacaaagagactgacgatgaccacaaagagactgaagacGACCACAAAGACACTGAAGACGACCGCAAAGAGACTGAAGACGACCGCAAAGAGACTGAAGACGACCGCAAAGATACTGAAGACGACCTCAACGAGACTGAAGACGACCACAAAGATACTGAAGACGACCGCAAAGACACTGAAGACGACCTCAAAGAGACTGAAGACGACCTCAAAGACACTGAAGACGGCCTCAAAGAGACTGAAGACGACCTCAAAGAGACTGAAGATGACCTCAAAGACACTGAAGACGACCTCAAAGAGACTGAAGACGGCCTCAAAGAGACTGAAGACGACCTCAAAGAGACTGAAGACGACCTCAAAGAGACTGAAGATGACCTCAAAGACACTGAAGACGACCTCAAAGAGACTGAAGACGGCCTCAAAGAGACTGAAGACGACCGCAAAGAGACTGAAGACGACCTCAAAGAGACTGAAGACAACCTCAAAGACACTGAAGACGGCCTCAAAGAGACTGAAGACGACCTCAAAGAGACTGAAGACGACCTCAAAGAGACTGAAGACGACCACAAAGACACTGAAGACGGCCTCAAAGAGACTGAAGACGACCTCAAAGAGACTGAAGACGACCACAAAGACACTGAAGACGGCCTCAAAGAGACTGAAGACGACCTCAAAGAGACTGAAGACGGCCTCAAAGAGACTGAAGACGACCTCAAAGAGACTGAAGACAACCTCAAAGACACTGAAGACGACCTCAAAGAGACTGAAGACGACCTCAAAGAGACTGAagacgaccacaaagagactgaCGATGAGCATGAAGAGACTGAAGACTCGTTTCCTTCAGAAAGCGAGTCCTGTAGAAGAGTTTGTATctgttag
- the LOC131993801 gene encoding potassium voltage-gated channel subfamily G member 3-like, with the protein MKLGGLCTLNVGGRRFRLSAELLRRLPLSRLSRLQRCVSESELLELCDDYDRDRNEFFFDRHAEAFSFIMLYLQHGTLRFVPHMCELSFYNEMLYWGLESADLQPCCQRRLDDRLSDCFVHFFPEEAPAPPPGREEPCRRRRWLEWIRRTLEEPASSLLAQVLASVSMLFVLVSMVMLCASTLPDWKTTESLEQHRTIEAVCIGWFTAECVLRFLVSGDKCEFVRRPLNVIDLLAITPYYVSAAAARLTGENSQLQRAGVTLRVLRIMRIFWVIKLARHFVGLQTLGLTLRRCYREMMMLLVFVCVAMAIFSALAQLLEHGLDLEASNQDYASIPAACWWVVISMTTVGYGDMYPVTVAGRVLGGVCVVSGIVLLALPITFIYHSFIQCYHQVNMLRPLGRSPGEVIT; encoded by the exons ATGAAGCTGGGCGGTCTGTGCACGCTGAACGTTGGCGGGCGGCGGTTCCGGTTGTCGGCGGAGCTGCTGCGGCGGCTGCCTCTCAGCAGGCTGAGCCGGCTGCAGCGCTGCGTGTCGGAGAGCGAGCTGCTGGAGCTCTGCGACGACTACGACCGCGACCGCAACGAGTTCTTCTTCGACCGGCACGCCGAGGCCTTCAGCTTCATCATGCTGTACCTGCAGCACGGCACGCTGCGCTTCGTGCCGCACATGTGCGAGCTGTCCTTCTACAACGAGATGCTGTACTGGGGCCTGGAGAGCGCCGACCTGCAGCCGTGCTGCCAGCGCCGCCTGGACGACCGGCTGTCCGACTGCTTCGTGCACTTCTTCCCCGAGGAGGCGCCGGCGCCGCCGCCGGGCCGCGAGGAGCCgtgccgccgccgccgctggCTGGAGTGGATCCGGAGGACGCTGGAGGAGCCAGCGTCCTCGCTGCTCGCCCAGGTCCTCGCCTCCGTGTCCATGCTGTTCGTGCTCGTCTCCATGGTGATGCTGTGTGCCAGCACCTTACCGGACTGGAAGACCACCGAGAGCCTGGAGCAGCACAG GACCATCGAGGCGGTGTGTATCGGTTGGTTCACGGCTGAGTGTGTGCTGCGGTTCCTGGTGTCGGGGGATAAGTGTGAGTTTGTGCGTCGTCCCCTGAACGTGATCGACCTGCTCGCCATCACGCCGTACTACGTGTCGGCGGCGGCGGCGCGGCTGACGGGGGAGAACTCTCAGCTGCAGCGAGCCGGCGTGACGCTGCGCGTGCTGCGCATCATGAGGATCTTCTGGGTGATCAAGCTGGCGCGGCACTTCGTGGGCCTGCAGACGCTCGGCCTCACGCTGCGCCGCTGCTACCGCGAGATGATGATGCTGCTGGTCTTCGTCTGCGTCGCCATGGCGATCTTCAGCGCGCTGGCCCAGCTGCTGGAGCACGGCCTGGACCTGGAGGCCAGCAACCAGGACTACGCCAGCATCCCCGCCGCCTGCTGGTGGGTGGTCATCTCCATGACGACGGTGGGCTACGGCGACATGTACCCGGTGACGGTGGCGGGGCGCGTGCTGGGCGGAGTCTGCGTGGTCAGCGGCATCGTGCTGCTGGCGCTCCCCATCACCTTCATCTACCACAGCTTCATACAGTGCTACCACCAGGTCAACATGCTCCGCCCCCTGGGCAGGTCACCTGGTGAGGTCATcacctga